The following are encoded together in the Verrucomicrobiota bacterium genome:
- a CDS encoding AbrB/MazE/SpoVT family DNA-binding domain-containing protein, which produces MNLEVKVRKIGNSLGIVLPKAALSFLNIQEGDLVTLNYQQDCILLSSAKAASTKTMEAFKSLSSRYKNTLSNLAKT; this is translated from the coding sequence ATGAATCTTGAGGTTAAAGTTCGTAAGATAGGCAACTCCCTCGGGATCGTATTGCCCAAAGCAGCATTGTCTTTTCTTAATATTCAAGAGGGCGATCTCGTTACCTTGAACTACCAGCAAGATTGCATCCTACTCTCCTCGGCAAAAGCTGCCTCCACCAAAACAATGGAGGCCTTTAAATCCCTCAGCAGTCGCTATAAAAACACTCTGAGCAACTTGGCAAAAACGTAA